A single genomic interval of Alcaligenes sp. SDU_A2 harbors:
- a CDS encoding aromatic ring-hydroxylating dioxygenase subunit alpha, with the protein MFVRNAWYVGALDKEVGRSLLPVRMLGENLVLYRRQDGQVVALEDSCPHRRLPLSKGRLIGDQVECGYHGLTFDCSGACTKAPGTAQIPKSALVRSYPCVQRYGMVWVWMGDAALADESLLIDIAQWNDPQWGVNSGDAMELDCNYLYVTDNLLDPSHVSWVHQTSFGSPDIIGLPLQVQVQDSGVTVSRWSKNVEVAPFYKKFVKFDGNCDRKQQYEVRFPSQAVIRAIFLPAGTATDDPAQFHDDVFLMDSYNFLTPVDQERTRYFWFQLRNFSPNDEAVSKVFNDDVRHAFLEDKVVLEAVHQGLKARPAALDLPIDSGPMRFRRKISQLIDAEWGASAQA; encoded by the coding sequence ATGTTTGTACGTAATGCCTGGTATGTGGGTGCCTTGGACAAAGAGGTGGGCCGCAGCTTGTTGCCGGTGCGCATGCTGGGGGAAAACCTGGTCTTGTACCGCCGCCAGGACGGGCAGGTCGTTGCCTTGGAGGATTCCTGTCCGCATCGCCGTTTGCCGCTGTCCAAAGGACGCTTGATCGGTGATCAGGTCGAGTGCGGTTATCACGGTTTGACCTTCGATTGCAGCGGTGCCTGTACCAAAGCGCCCGGTACGGCGCAGATCCCCAAAAGCGCACTGGTGCGCAGTTATCCCTGTGTGCAGCGCTACGGCATGGTCTGGGTCTGGATGGGCGATGCCGCCCTGGCCGACGAGTCTTTGCTGATCGATATCGCGCAATGGAATGATCCCCAGTGGGGCGTGAACAGCGGCGACGCGATGGAACTGGACTGCAACTATCTGTATGTCACGGACAATTTGCTGGACCCCTCGCACGTATCCTGGGTGCATCAGACCTCGTTCGGCAGTCCCGATATCATTGGTTTGCCTTTGCAGGTTCAGGTGCAGGACAGCGGCGTGACCGTATCGCGCTGGTCGAAAAATGTAGAAGTAGCTCCGTTTTACAAGAAATTCGTTAAATTTGACGGAAATTGCGACCGCAAGCAGCAGTACGAGGTACGCTTTCCATCGCAGGCGGTCATTCGCGCCATTTTTCTGCCGGCCGGCACCGCCACGGACGATCCGGCGCAGTTCCATGATGATGTGTTTTTGATGGATTCCTATAATTTCCTGACGCCGGTGGATCAGGAGCGCACGCGTTATTTCTGGTTCCAGCTGCGCAATTTCAGCCCGAACGACGAGGCGGTGTCCAAGGTATTCAACGACGATGTGCGCCACGCCTTTCTGGAAGACAAAGTCGTGCTGGAAGCGGTGCATCAAGGCCTGAAAGCGCGTCCTGCCGCGTTGGATTTGCCCATTGACTCCGGCCCTATGCGCTTTCGCCGCAAGATCAGTCAGTTGATCGATGCCGAGTGGGGCGCATCTGCGCAGGCATGA